One window of the Synechococcus sp. CC9311 genome contains the following:
- a CDS encoding FeoA family protein yields MTTEFTLSDLDVSDGTATVVDIVSDGSQIGDGFRDRLIAMGLRKGKTVKVLRKAPAGDPYQVRVGSTTEIAIRKTEAKLVLISKS; encoded by the coding sequence ATGACTACTGAATTTACATTGAGCGATTTAGATGTATCAGATGGCACAGCAACAGTCGTTGATATTGTTAGCGATGGTTCTCAAATAGGAGATGGCTTCAGGGATCGACTAATCGCAATGGGTTTACGCAAAGGTAAAACAGTCAAAGTTCTGCGTAAAGCCCCCGCTGGAGATCCTTATCAGGTACGAGTAGGTAGTACAACAGAAATTGCGATTCGGAAGACAGAAGCAAAATTAGTTTTGATTTCTAAATCTTAA